The following coding sequences are from one Frigoribacterium sp. Leaf415 window:
- the gnd gene encoding phosphogluconate dehydrogenase (NAD(+)-dependent, decarboxylating): MHIGLVGLGKMGNNMRARLRDNGIEVTGYDANPAVSDVASLAELATTLPAPRIVWVMVPAGDITAGVIEELSKELSEGDLVIDGGNSKFTSDFANEKLLGGKGIKYVDAGVSGGVWGKDNGYGLMVGGSAENVALAQPIFDALRPEGPREEGFVHAGDTGAGHYAKMVHNGIEYAIMQAYGEGYELLEARSDLIKDVTGTFKAWQRGTVVRSWLLELMVLALEADPKLAEISGYVEDSGEGRWTLEEAINHAVPMPTISASIFARFVSRQGEGSPTMKAVAALRNQFGGHAVKKA, from the coding sequence ATGCACATCGGCCTCGTCGGTCTCGGCAAAATGGGCAACAACATGCGCGCCCGCCTGCGCGACAACGGCATCGAGGTGACCGGCTACGACGCGAACCCCGCCGTCTCCGACGTCGCCAGCCTCGCCGAGCTCGCCACCACGCTCCCCGCTCCCCGCATCGTCTGGGTCATGGTGCCCGCGGGCGACATCACCGCCGGCGTCATCGAAGAGCTCTCGAAAGAACTCTCCGAGGGCGACCTGGTCATCGACGGTGGCAACTCGAAGTTCACCAGCGACTTCGCCAACGAGAAGCTCCTCGGCGGCAAGGGCATCAAGTACGTCGACGCCGGCGTCTCGGGCGGTGTCTGGGGCAAGGACAACGGCTACGGCCTCATGGTCGGCGGTTCCGCCGAGAACGTCGCCCTGGCGCAGCCGATCTTCGACGCCCTGCGTCCCGAGGGTCCCCGCGAAGAGGGCTTCGTCCACGCCGGCGACACCGGTGCGGGTCACTACGCCAAGATGGTCCACAACGGCATCGAGTACGCGATCATGCAGGCCTACGGCGAGGGCTACGAGCTGCTCGAAGCCCGCAGCGACCTGATCAAGGACGTCACCGGCACATTCAAGGCCTGGCAGCGCGGCACCGTCGTGCGCTCCTGGCTGCTCGAGCTCATGGTCCTCGCCCTCGAGGCCGACCCGAAGCTCGCCGAGATCTCGGGCTACGTCGAAGACAGCGGCGAGGGCCGCTGGACCCTCGAAGAGGCGATCAACCACGCCGTCCCGATGCCGACGATCAGCGCCTCGATCTTCGCGCGCTTCGTCTCGCGTCAGGGCGAGGGTTCGCCGACCATGAAGGCCGTCGCCGCACTGCGCAACCAGTTCGGCGGCCACGCCGTCAAGAAGGCCTAG
- the dnaN gene encoding DNA polymerase III subunit beta has product MKFQVNRDVFSDAVSFAVKLLPQRTTLPILSGVLIEADADGLTLSSFDYEVSAQTSIPAEIDEPGTILVSGRLLADIASRLPNAPVTFSTEENRIAVSCGSANFSLLSMPVEEYPTLPTVGDRSGVVPGDSFALAVSQVAVAASRDDVTPVITGVQLEVSENALSLVATDRYRVAVRGIEFDPGTVASTTTTTALVPARTLQEVGKTFGNAGTVSVSITGSDERELIAFQADNKTVTSLLIKGNFPPVKRLFPDTVENYAVINTAELVESVRRVSLVLEREAALRFTFTIDGLTLEAIGSEQAQASESIDALLTGEDTVVSLKPQFLLDGLGAVHSEFVRISFTKTENPNKPGPVLITSQSSRDQAGADSYKYLLQPNLLLR; this is encoded by the coding sequence GTGAAGTTCCAGGTCAACCGTGACGTCTTCAGCGATGCGGTCTCCTTCGCCGTCAAGCTGCTGCCCCAGCGCACCACCTTGCCGATCCTCAGCGGTGTGCTGATCGAGGCCGACGCCGACGGGCTGACCCTGTCCTCCTTCGACTACGAGGTCTCGGCCCAGACGAGCATCCCCGCCGAGATCGACGAACCGGGGACGATCCTGGTCTCGGGCCGACTCCTCGCCGACATCGCCAGCCGTCTGCCGAACGCACCGGTCACCTTCTCCACAGAAGAGAACCGCATCGCCGTCAGCTGCGGATCCGCGAACTTCTCCCTGCTGAGCATGCCGGTCGAGGAGTACCCGACCCTGCCGACCGTCGGTGACCGCTCGGGCGTCGTCCCCGGCGACTCCTTCGCCCTCGCGGTCTCCCAGGTCGCGGTCGCCGCGTCCCGCGACGACGTCACCCCGGTCATCACCGGCGTCCAGCTCGAGGTCAGCGAGAACGCCCTGTCGCTGGTCGCCACGGACCGCTACCGAGTCGCCGTCCGCGGCATCGAGTTCGACCCCGGCACCGTGGCCAGCACGACCACGACGACCGCTCTCGTCCCGGCACGCACCCTGCAAGAGGTCGGCAAGACCTTCGGCAACGCCGGCACCGTCTCGGTCTCGATCACCGGATCCGACGAGCGCGAGCTCATCGCGTTCCAGGCGGACAACAAGACCGTCACCTCGTTGCTCATCAAGGGGAACTTCCCCCCGGTGAAGCGGCTCTTCCCCGACACCGTCGAGAACTACGCCGTGATCAACACGGCCGAGCTCGTCGAGTCGGTCCGCCGCGTCTCGCTCGTGCTCGAGCGCGAGGCGGCACTCAGGTTCACGTTCACGATCGACGGCCTCACCCTCGAGGCCATCGGAAGCGAACAAGCGCAGGCGTCAGAGTCGATCGATGCGTTGTTGACGGGAGAGGACACGGTGGTCTCGTTGAAACCGCAGTTCCTCCTCGACGGTCTCGGAGCGGTTCATTCCGAGTTCGTCCGCATCTCCTTCACCAAGACGGAGAACCCGAACAAGCCCGGTCCCGTGCTGATCACCAGTCAGTCCTCGAGGGACCAGGCCGGTGCTGACAGCTACAAGTACCTGCTGCAGCCCAACCTCCTCCTGCGCTAA
- the dnaA gene encoding chromosomal replication initiator protein DnaA, producing the protein MAHTVDPVQDLWRSVLATLTTDDRITPQLHGFISLVEPKGVLGGTLYLEVPNDLTRGMLEQRIREPLLESIAGLGDTTVSSFAITVNPDITPDTLTQQVEQSEPVHYIEAPFVPAPVETSASGKRNDSRLNPKYSFDNFVIGASNRFAHAAAVAVAEAPAKAYNPLFVYGESGLGKTHLLHAIGHYAETMYPGIRVRYVSSEEFTNDFINSIANNRSSLFQQRYREIDILLIDDIQFLQGKDSTQEAFFHTFNTLHDHDKQLVITSDLPPKHLTGFEDRMRSRFEWGLITDVQAPDLETRIAILRKKAQSEKLQIRDEVLEFIATKVSSNIRELEGTLIRVTAFASLNRTAVDLALVQTVLKDLITLDEDNIIAPVDIINHTADYFKLTVDDLYGSSRSQAIATARQIAMYLCRELTSLSLPKIGQLFGNRDHTTVMYANKKISELMKERRSIYNQVTELTSRIKQDTRYK; encoded by the coding sequence GTGGCGCACACCGTCGACCCGGTCCAGGACCTGTGGCGTTCCGTCCTCGCGACGCTGACGACCGACGACCGCATCACGCCGCAGCTGCACGGCTTCATCAGCCTCGTCGAACCGAAGGGCGTGCTGGGCGGCACCCTCTACCTCGAAGTGCCCAACGACCTGACCCGGGGCATGCTCGAACAACGGATCCGCGAGCCGCTGCTCGAGTCCATCGCGGGGCTGGGCGACACCACGGTCTCGAGCTTCGCCATCACCGTGAACCCCGACATCACCCCCGACACGCTCACCCAGCAGGTCGAGCAGTCGGAGCCGGTCCACTACATCGAGGCGCCGTTCGTGCCGGCGCCGGTCGAGACGAGCGCGAGCGGCAAGCGCAACGACTCCCGACTGAACCCGAAGTACAGCTTCGACAACTTCGTCATCGGCGCGTCGAACCGGTTCGCCCACGCCGCGGCCGTCGCCGTCGCCGAGGCTCCGGCCAAGGCCTACAACCCGCTCTTCGTCTACGGCGAGTCGGGGCTGGGCAAGACCCACCTGCTGCACGCCATCGGCCACTACGCCGAGACGATGTACCCGGGGATCCGAGTCCGGTACGTCAGCAGCGAAGAGTTCACGAACGACTTCATCAACTCGATCGCCAACAACCGGTCGAGCCTCTTCCAGCAGAGGTACCGCGAGATCGACATCCTGCTGATCGACGACATCCAGTTCCTGCAGGGCAAGGACAGCACCCAAGAGGCGTTCTTCCACACCTTCAACACCCTGCACGACCACGACAAGCAGCTGGTGATCACCAGCGACCTGCCGCCCAAGCACCTCACCGGCTTCGAGGACCGCATGCGGTCACGCTTCGAGTGGGGCCTGATCACCGACGTGCAGGCTCCCGACCTCGAGACCCGCATCGCCATCCTGCGCAAGAAGGCCCAGAGCGAGAAGCTGCAGATCCGCGACGAGGTCCTCGAGTTCATCGCGACCAAGGTGTCGAGCAACATCCGCGAACTCGAGGGCACACTCATCAGGGTCACGGCCTTCGCCAGCCTCAACCGGACCGCCGTCGACCTCGCCCTCGTGCAGACCGTCCTGAAGGACCTCATCACGCTCGACGAGGACAACATCATCGCGCCGGTCGACATCATCAACCACACGGCGGACTACTTCAAGCTCACGGTCGACGACCTGTACGGGTCGTCCCGCTCGCAGGCGATCGCCACCGCCCGACAGATCGCCATGTACCTGTGCCGCGAACTCACGAGCCTGTCGCTGCCCAAGATCGGCCAGCTGTTCGGCAACCGCGACCACACGACGGTCATGTACGCCAACAAGAAGATCAGCGAGCTGATGAAGGAACGCCGGTCGATCTACAACCAGGTGACCGAGCTGACCAGCCGCATCAAGCAGGACACCCGCTACAAGTGA
- the rpmH gene encoding 50S ribosomal protein L34: protein MSKRTFQPNNRRRAKKHGFRARMRTRAGRAILAARRGKGRTELSA from the coding sequence ATGAGCAAGAGAACGTTCCAGCCGAACAACCGTCGTCGCGCCAAGAAGCACGGTTTCCGTGCCCGCATGCGCACCCGCGCCGGTCGCGCCATCCTCGCCGCCCGTCGTGGCAAGGGCCGCACCGAGCTCTCGGCGTAG
- the rnpA gene encoding ribonuclease P protein component — protein sequence MLARANRIVRADDYRTTVRRGRKSGTAHSVVYVRRRDDDLVRFGFIVAKTVGNAVVRNTVRRRLKGVCHEMLPTLPRGLDVVIRALPGSPDVAWSTLLSDISEVVDRGVKA from the coding sequence GTGTTGGCCCGGGCCAACCGGATCGTCCGCGCAGACGACTACCGAACCACCGTGCGCCGTGGCCGCAAGTCGGGCACGGCGCATTCGGTCGTCTACGTCCGTCGTCGTGACGACGACCTGGTCCGGTTCGGCTTCATCGTGGCCAAGACCGTGGGCAACGCGGTCGTCCGCAACACGGTCCGTCGCCGGCTCAAGGGTGTCTGTCACGAGATGCTGCCGACACTCCCCCGGGGGCTCGACGTCGTGATCAGAGCCTTGCCAGGCAGCCCCGACGTTGCGTGGTCTACCCTGCTGTCGGACATCTCCGAGGTCGTCGACAGGGGCGTGAAAGCGTGA
- the yidD gene encoding membrane protein insertion efficiency factor YidD has protein sequence MKRAVQFVALLPRNACVLVLRVYRAVVSPLYGDVCRYYPSCSRYALEAIQLHGVVRGVAMGSWRIARCHPWAAGGVDDVPEPRTQKYRVTKSGFVTPRSGTTTPDLVGAGRIVAQSHGKG, from the coding sequence GTGAAAAGAGCGGTGCAGTTCGTCGCGTTGCTTCCCCGCAACGCATGCGTCCTCGTGCTCCGCGTCTACCGTGCCGTCGTCTCCCCGCTCTACGGCGACGTCTGCCGCTACTACCCGTCGTGTTCCAGATACGCCCTCGAGGCCATCCAGCTGCACGGCGTGGTGCGGGGCGTGGCCATGGGCAGCTGGCGCATCGCCCGGTGTCACCCCTGGGCAGCCGGAGGCGTCGACGACGTCCCCGAGCCCCGTACACAGAAGTACCGCGTCACGAAGTCCGGCTTCGTGACACCGCGATCCGGCACCACGACCCCCGACCTCGTCGGGGCGGGCCGCATCGTCGCACAGAGCCACGGAAAGGGCTGA
- the yidC gene encoding membrane protein insertase YidC — protein MDFIGTILWPLRWVVEAILVGFHNVLTAFGMDTAAGSTWVLSIVGLVLVVRACLIPIFVRQIKSQRRMMEIAPRLKKIQDKYKGKRDQFSREAMSRETMALYKDTGTNPLSSCLPLLIQMPIFFSLYTVLHNAQQEKVGIGLLNSALSNSFGESALFGAPLKETFLGATTWEVRLMAGAMVVIMTASQFITQLQIVSKNMSPETKASPMFKQQRMLLYFLPLVFVFSGLSFPLGVMFYWLTSNVWTMAQQFLVIRNMPTPGSEAALAREERLARKQQRKGLPSITVTEIESAPAVPKTTQRTQPVGKNRSKKQNGPKK, from the coding sequence ATGGACTTCATCGGCACCATCCTCTGGCCCCTGAGATGGGTCGTCGAGGCGATCCTCGTCGGCTTCCACAACGTCCTCACGGCGTTCGGCATGGACACCGCGGCCGGCAGCACGTGGGTGCTCTCGATCGTCGGCCTGGTCCTCGTGGTGCGGGCCTGCCTCATCCCGATCTTCGTCCGGCAGATCAAGAGCCAGCGACGCATGATGGAGATCGCGCCCCGGCTCAAGAAGATCCAGGACAAGTACAAGGGCAAGCGCGACCAGTTCAGCCGCGAGGCGATGTCGCGCGAGACCATGGCGCTCTACAAGGACACCGGTACCAACCCGCTCAGCTCGTGCCTGCCGCTGCTGATCCAGATGCCGATCTTCTTCAGCCTCTACACCGTGCTGCACAACGCCCAGCAAGAGAAGGTGGGCATCGGCCTGCTGAACTCGGCGCTGTCGAACTCGTTCGGTGAGTCGGCGCTCTTCGGTGCTCCCCTGAAAGAGACCTTCCTCGGCGCCACCACCTGGGAGGTCCGCCTGATGGCCGGCGCCATGGTGGTCATCATGACGGCGTCGCAGTTCATCACCCAGCTGCAGATCGTCTCGAAGAACATGTCGCCCGAGACCAAGGCGAGCCCCATGTTCAAGCAGCAGCGCATGCTCCTGTACTTCCTCCCCCTCGTGTTCGTCTTCTCGGGTCTGTCGTTCCCCCTGGGCGTCATGTTCTACTGGCTCACCTCCAACGTCTGGACCATGGCCCAGCAGTTCCTGGTCATCCGCAACATGCCCACCCCCGGCAGCGAGGCGGCACTGGCGCGTGAAGAGCGCCTCGCACGCAAGCAGCAGCGCAAGGGCCTGCCCAGCATCACCGTGACCGAGATCGAGTCGGCACCCGCCGTGCCGAAGACGACCCAGCGCACCCAGCCCGTCGGCAAGAACCGCTCCAAGAAGCAGAACGGCCCCAAGAAATGA
- a CDS encoding Jag family protein, with protein MTSDDSTTDIVEPAAENDGAVASSNDQEARVASDDTADVLDEGDIAADYIEELLDICDFDGDIDIEVRGGRSYISVDSSGEQKLRVLSKPDTVNALQELTRIAVQTKTGEFSRLILDIGGSRATRETELGRLVDVAVAKLEDGATSASLPPMSSYERKLVHDIVAARGFTSESEGEGRDRHTVITRP; from the coding sequence ATGACCTCAGACGACTCCACGACCGACATCGTCGAGCCTGCCGCCGAGAACGACGGTGCCGTCGCCTCGAGCAACGACCAGGAGGCGCGGGTCGCCTCGGACGACACGGCCGACGTCCTCGACGAGGGCGACATCGCAGCCGACTACATCGAAGAGCTGCTCGACATCTGCGACTTCGACGGAGACATCGACATCGAGGTCCGCGGCGGTCGCTCGTACATCTCGGTCGATTCGAGCGGCGAGCAGAAGCTGCGCGTCCTGTCGAAGCCCGACACGGTCAACGCCCTGCAAGAGCTGACGCGCATCGCGGTGCAGACGAAGACGGGCGAGTTCTCGCGGCTCATCCTCGACATCGGAGGCTCGCGCGCCACGCGTGAGACCGAGCTGGGCCGTCTCGTGGACGTCGCCGTCGCGAAGCTCGAGGACGGCGCCACGTCGGCGTCCCTCCCGCCCATGTCGTCCTACGAGCGCAAACTCGTCCACGACATCGTGGCCGCGCGGGGCTTCACCTCGGAGTCCGAGGGCGAAGGCCGCGACCGTCACACCGTCATCACCCGTCCCTGA
- the rsmG gene encoding 16S rRNA (guanine(527)-N(7))-methyltransferase RsmG gives MTDTSTLEVEPAVAATIFGDRLDVVRRYVADLAQHGEELGLIGPLELPRLWTRHVINCGLLAPLLVSGRVGDIGSGAGLPGLVLAAARPDATLVLIEPMERRVDWLTAEAERMGLDNVEVVRARAEDVQLDGWLDQATARAVSALSKLIPLTAPLVKTGGQLLLMKGARVDDEIAAARKVIARHHLIDVEARELGVGLVDETTRVFIATLD, from the coding sequence ATGACCGACACGTCGACCCTCGAGGTCGAGCCCGCCGTCGCGGCGACGATCTTCGGCGACCGTCTCGACGTCGTGCGCCGCTACGTCGCCGACCTCGCCCAGCACGGGGAAGAACTCGGCCTGATCGGACCGCTCGAGCTGCCGCGTCTCTGGACCCGGCACGTCATCAACTGTGGGCTGTTGGCGCCCCTGCTGGTCTCCGGTCGAGTCGGCGACATCGGGTCGGGTGCCGGCCTGCCAGGACTCGTGCTCGCGGCTGCTCGTCCGGACGCCACGCTCGTCCTGATCGAACCGATGGAGCGACGCGTCGACTGGCTGACGGCCGAGGCCGAGCGCATGGGTCTCGACAACGTCGAGGTCGTCCGTGCCCGCGCCGAAGACGTACAGCTGGACGGCTGGCTCGACCAGGCGACCGCCCGTGCGGTGTCGGCCCTCTCCAAGTTGATCCCGCTGACCGCCCCGCTGGTGAAGACCGGCGGACAACTCCTGTTGATGAAGGGTGCGCGGGTCGACGACGAGATCGCCGCCGCACGCAAGGTCATCGCGCGCCACCACCTGATCGACGTCGAGGCTCGTGAGCTGGGCGTCGGACTCGTCGACGAGACGACTCGGGTGTTCATCGCCACTCTGGACTGA
- a CDS encoding ParA family protein, with translation MKHGDTETPSVSSSADDDRSTPLARELADLNRRKQALSREPLPSPASTRVITVSNQKGGVGKTTTTVNLSAALARSGAKVLVIDLDPQGNASTALGVEHRAETPSVYDVVVNDGEVADVVQKSPEFDTLFCIPATIHLAGAEIELVSLVAREQRLSRALSEYLSATEKAGERYDYVFIDCPPSLGLLTINAFVAASEVLIPIQCEYYALEGLSQLLRNIQLIEKHLNPKLKVSSILLTMYDGRTNLAQQVVADVRDHFPDEALNTLIPRSVRISEAPGYGQTVISYDTNSPGSISYLEAAAELARRGAPQ, from the coding sequence GTGAAACATGGCGATACGGAGACCCCTTCAGTGAGTTCCTCGGCTGACGACGACAGAAGCACTCCCCTGGCTCGGGAGCTCGCCGACCTGAATCGACGCAAGCAGGCCCTGTCACGAGAACCTCTTCCCTCCCCCGCCTCGACACGAGTGATCACCGTCTCCAACCAGAAGGGTGGCGTCGGCAAGACCACGACCACCGTCAACCTCTCGGCCGCTCTGGCGCGGAGTGGGGCGAAGGTGTTGGTCATCGATCTCGATCCCCAGGGCAACGCCTCGACGGCCCTCGGTGTGGAACACCGGGCCGAGACGCCGAGCGTCTACGACGTCGTGGTGAACGACGGCGAGGTCGCGGACGTCGTCCAGAAGAGCCCCGAGTTCGACACGCTCTTCTGCATCCCGGCCACGATCCACCTCGCCGGAGCCGAGATCGAACTCGTCTCGCTCGTCGCTCGCGAGCAGCGACTGAGCAGAGCGCTGTCCGAGTACCTCAGCGCCACCGAGAAGGCCGGCGAGCGATACGACTACGTCTTCATCGACTGCCCCCCGTCTCTCGGATTGCTCACGATCAATGCCTTCGTCGCCGCCAGTGAAGTGCTCATCCCCATCCAGTGCGAGTACTACGCACTCGAAGGGTTGAGCCAACTGCTGCGCAACATCCAGCTCATCGAGAAGCACCTGAACCCGAAGCTCAAGGTGTCGAGCATCCTGCTCACGATGTACGACGGACGGACGAACCTGGCTCAGCAGGTCGTCGCCGACGTTCGCGACCATTTCCCTGATGAAGCACTGAACACCCTGATTCCCCGGTCGGTCAGGATCAGTGAGGCACCCGGCTACGGGCAGACGGTCATCAGCTACGACACCAACTCCCCCGGGTCGATCTCGTACCTCGAGGCGGCCGCCGAACTAGCACGTCGAGGAGCACCCCAGTAA
- a CDS encoding ParB/RepB/Spo0J family partition protein, protein MATKRTGLGRGIGALIPVSDESQDRPVDVFFPTAQQTADELIAVPGARLANLNPLDITPNAQQPRAEFRAEELAELVTSIREVGVLQPIVVRPIKKSGKGAAQYELVMGERRLRATKELGLATIPAIVKDTADDAMLRDALLENLHRAELNPLEEASAYQQLLADFGITQDELATRIGRSRPQITNTLRLLRLPAAVQRRVASGVLTAGHARAILSTGDPVLMARLADRIVNEDLSVRAAEAIAAGGSAKPKSTRTSTPGKHQAHLDEVAESLGDRFDTRVKVSLGARKGSITIDFASMQDLNRILGQLGHEQEE, encoded by the coding sequence ATGGCAACCAAGCGAACCGGACTCGGGCGCGGCATCGGCGCCCTCATCCCCGTCTCCGACGAGAGCCAGGACCGCCCGGTAGACGTCTTCTTCCCGACGGCACAACAGACGGCCGACGAGCTCATCGCCGTGCCGGGTGCACGCCTGGCGAACCTCAATCCGTTGGACATCACCCCGAACGCGCAGCAGCCACGGGCCGAGTTCCGTGCCGAAGAGCTCGCCGAGTTGGTGACGTCCATCCGCGAGGTCGGTGTGTTGCAGCCCATCGTCGTCCGTCCGATCAAGAAGAGCGGCAAGGGGGCAGCACAGTACGAGCTCGTCATGGGCGAGCGACGCCTCCGGGCGACCAAAGAGCTGGGTCTCGCGACGATCCCTGCCATCGTCAAGGACACCGCGGACGACGCGATGCTGCGCGACGCCCTGCTCGAGAACCTCCACCGAGCCGAGCTCAACCCGCTCGAAGAAGCATCCGCCTATCAGCAACTTCTCGCCGACTTCGGCATCACCCAGGACGAGCTGGCCACCCGCATCGGCCGCAGCCGCCCACAGATCACCAACACCCTGAGGTTGCTGAGGCTGCCGGCTGCCGTGCAGCGCCGGGTCGCCTCGGGCGTCCTGACGGCCGGGCACGCCCGAGCCATCCTGAGCACGGGTGACCCGGTGCTCATGGCTCGACTCGCGGATCGCATCGTCAACGAAGACCTCAGCGTGCGCGCGGCCGAGGCCATCGCCGCGGGTGGGAGCGCCAAGCCGAAGTCGACGCGCACCTCGACGCCGGGTAAGCACCAGGCGCACTTGGACGAGGTGGCAGAGAGCCTCGGTGACCGGTTCGACACCCGGGTGAAGGTGTCGTTGGGTGCTCGCAAAGGCTCCATCACGATTGACTTCGCGTCCATGCAGGATCTCAACCGCATCCTCGGCCAGTTGGGGCACGAGCAAGAGGAGTGA
- a CDS encoding D-alanine--D-alanine ligase family protein: MASSELRTVTVLAGGISHERDVSLRSGRRVVDSLVTHGIEVELRDPDASLLGHLTASRPDVVWPALHGASGEDGALRGLLEALDVPFVGSTAAAARLAWDKPTAKELARRAGVSTPRGITLSHDAFRELGAVGVLAAIAEEHPVPVVVKPARGGSAQGVTVVDDIGALPRAMVDAYTYCDDVIVEQKITGTEIAIGVIDTGDGPLALPAVEIVPRQGFYGFEARYNAGETTFFTPARLDSAASDAAARAAVAVHEALGLRHLSRVDLIVDAAGTPWFLEVNVLPGLTETSLVPMALESAGYELGMFYAALAEKAVTDHRR, encoded by the coding sequence ATGGCATCGAGTGAGCTGCGTACCGTCACCGTCCTCGCCGGAGGCATCTCGCACGAACGCGACGTCTCCCTGAGATCGGGGAGGCGCGTGGTCGACAGCCTCGTCACCCACGGCATCGAGGTGGAGCTCCGTGATCCCGACGCCTCGTTGCTCGGCCATCTGACCGCGTCACGTCCCGACGTCGTGTGGCCGGCCCTGCACGGAGCGAGCGGCGAGGACGGAGCGCTGCGCGGTCTGCTCGAGGCGCTCGACGTCCCGTTCGTCGGCAGCACGGCGGCCGCGGCGCGACTGGCCTGGGACAAGCCGACCGCGAAAGAGCTCGCCCGACGCGCCGGGGTCTCCACCCCGCGAGGCATCACCTTGTCCCACGACGCCTTCCGTGAGCTCGGCGCCGTCGGCGTGTTGGCGGCCATCGCCGAGGAGCACCCGGTACCCGTCGTCGTGAAGCCGGCGCGAGGTGGCTCCGCCCAAGGCGTGACGGTCGTCGACGACATCGGTGCGCTGCCGAGGGCCATGGTCGACGCGTACACGTACTGCGACGACGTCATCGTCGAGCAGAAGATCACCGGTACCGAGATCGCCATCGGGGTCATCGACACCGGTGACGGCCCGCTCGCCCTCCCCGCGGTCGAGATCGTGCCCCGTCAGGGTTTCTACGGTTTCGAGGCTCGCTACAACGCGGGGGAGACCACGTTCTTCACCCCCGCACGGCTCGACTCGGCTGCCTCCGATGCTGCCGCCCGCGCCGCAGTGGCCGTACACGAAGCCCTCGGGCTCCGTCACCTCTCGCGGGTCGACCTCATCGTCGATGCCGCCGGGACCCCGTGGTTCCTCGAGGTCAACGTGCTGCCCGGGCTGACCGAGACGTCACTCGTCCCGATGGCTCTGGAGTCGGCCGGCTACGAGCTCGGCATGTTCTACGCCGCCCTCGCCGAGAAGGCTGTCACCGACCACCGTCGCTGA